One Mus musculus strain C57BL/6J chromosome 2, GRCm38.p6 C57BL/6J genomic window, TAAATTATCTGTTTCCACACTTTAGTTTTAGTttgggcctttaaaaaaaaaactctattacATGAACATGGTCCTACTTAACTGATAGGGTTGTTTGAAGAGATGTAGTTCTTAATCTTcacatataatttattatattatgaTGACTCTGAAAGtagtttttttaatattcatgttCAAagatggttatttatttatttatttatttattatatgtaagtacactgtagctgtcttaagacactccagaagacggcatcagatttcattacagatggttgtgagccaccatgtggttgctgggatttgaactcaggacctttggaagagcagtcggtgttcttaactgctgagccatctcaccagccctgaaagtagtttttaaaaatttcttttatttgtatatgtatgtccaTAGGACCCTAAGGGCATAAGAGATCCTAGAACTGGAGTGGTAGGCAATTGTGGGGCACCcagcgtgggtgctgggaacagtactgaagtcctctgtaagagctgcAAGTGCTtccaaccactgaaccatctctccagccctctgaaaATAGGTTTTTACAGATGCGGAAAGAAACTCTCAGGTTGCTCATAGTTGTACATATTAAAGGCCAGTGTGGAGACCCGAATCCTTACCTGACATCTAATCTCTCCCTTATTCCTGTATGTCTAATATAATCAGAAACACTGGATTTGGGGGAATGAAGTCATCTTTTCAACAATTCATTTCTTGTTAGAATCTTTCTTGGTAGACCACGCTAATTACAAAGTTTGGGCTCTTCCTAGAAAGACAGCTGTGCTTTACCAAGAGCCTGTCCACAAACTCACTCATGAATGTGCTTCCTGGAGGGTAAGTGGGAAAGCCAAATCAGCCTAATATGGAAACAGCTACAGCTcaataataaagttttttttaaaagatgtacagAAGATATATAGCAGAATGTTCATAAGAAACAATAAGTGAATGGATAATGAACATTAACAGTACTCAACACCATtattaaggaaatgcaaattagcCCTACAGTGATATCCTGTGCATCACTGCGTCCCAGACCTAACACCAGATTTTAACCAGGATGCAGTACAACCAGAGCTCTTGATGTTTGAGCTTTTAATTTGTccgtttgttttgagatagagtctcactacaGTGTTGGCTgttccagaactcactatgtagaacaggctggccttaaactctcctgtttttaatagaaaaatgaCAGACTTTGGAGAAAGGTCTGACAGTTGCTTGCACTTCCTCTTTGCTGCAGCCATCCTACTCCTAAATATTCTCCCAAGGGACATGATAACCTAAGTGTGCAAAGCCACTTGTACAGACTATAATCATCCTTGCCTACTATAACCAAAACTACCAAGCACTCCTTTGCCCATGGAGTGTCTCCAGTGGAGAAACTGGCTTACCCACACAATGTTAGCACTGCACAGCAGTAAATAACCTTATACACATGAGAACACGAGGCCAATCAGCACTGTTTCCCTAGAGATGAGGAAAGGATGTAGAGCCAACTCCCATGAAGCTATGGTTTCTGTCTCTAAACCACAATGTGGTTTCAAAATCATTCCTTTCAGGAAAGAACACACAAAACCTCATACTATGCTGTCATTTACATTTAGTCCTAGAACAGATTAATCTATTACAAGAACACTGGTTGCCTCTACAATGTGTTCTGGAGATAGATGTTGACAGGAAAGAGGCATTAGACCATTTTCTGGGACCTTAGGTGGGACTTTAAGTTTAGGGCTTCCCTCCCAATACACATTGCTATGTCGAGTATGAACCCAAGGTCTCATGCCTACTaggcactctgccactgagttaGTTTCATCCCCAGCCCCAGTTCTTAGGAACATTCTATATCTCCGTAAGATTTGgagttacaatattttattaattaaaacccAGGTAATTTTATGAGAAAATTTTGAACGAAACTAAATTTTGACAATGCAGAATACCCATGTGTGAAATTTACTCCGTGATGGAATCAATGCTATAATAGATGAGTGGGCTTGTTGGTGTGTACCCATAGCAACATGTTAATGGTGGAATTAATTTACATGGTTGGAGGAACATGTTTAATAGCTGCTAATTCTTTCAATTTTGCCATAcactcttatttattttattatattcttttattAAGACCACAGGGAGGGGGTAGGACAGCTCTGCCCTCACCGTTGCGGGCTAGGTTTTGAGCCAAGTAAATAGAGTCACTGGACGGTTCTACCTCACGCCTGTAATAGCAGCACTTGGTACCGGGATGGCCACACTGCATATCGAGCACTTCCTAGCTGGTGAAAGCACCTATAGGTGCGCGGGCCCTCAAGCCAGCTCTCTTCCTCCGCCACACGCCCACACCCCTTCAGGCCAGGTCGGCAAAATCCACGATCTGTTGACGGACCTCCGTGTCCCTCCGGTAACCTCGGAGTGGTTTCCGGGACGGCGCCGGAAGTCCTCTCTCATCCGGCTTCCTATTGGATGACCGCCTTTGGTGGGCGCGGGCGATGCTGGGAGGCGGAAGCGGCCGCAGGTATGGCGGCTGCCATGCCGCTCGGTTTGCCGTTGCGGTTACTGGTGCTGTTGCTGGTGGGACGGGGCTGCTGTGGCTGCGCGGAGGGCCCACGCGACAGCCTGCGAGAAGAGCTCGTTATCACTCCACTGCCTTCCGGCGACGTGGCCGCCACATTCCAGTTCCGCACGCGTTGGGATTCGGATCTGCAGCGGGAAGGAGGTGAGTTCAGGACCCCAGGAAAATGTCTGCAGCACCTTGCTCAGTTCCTAAAGAGAGCTACTCAGGGGTGGGGCTTGGGTCGCCGCTCACCTGCCTTGCTTTCTTCAGTGTCCCATTACAGGCTCTTCCCTAAAGCCCTGGGACAGCTGATCTCCAAGTACTCCCTGCGGGAGCTCCACCTGTCGTTCACGCAAGGCTTTTGGAGGACGCGATACTGGGGGCCACCCTTCCTGCAGGCTCCGTCAGGTGCAGAGCTCTGGGTCTGGTTCCAAGACACTGTCACCGAGTGAGTTCCTAACTTGACACCTGTCACAGGCCATGGAGGGGGTGTGGCAGGCAAAGTGTTGTCATCTTGTCATTGGCCTTGGGATCTGCTACTCCAGTAGGTAGCGGTCACACCAAGTTAAAACTGATTTTGGAAGTAAGGATTAATATTACAGGGCTGGAGCGATGCcccagtcagtaaaatgcttgctacTCAAGCTTGACGACCTgagtttcattttccagaaccTACATTAAAAGTCGGGTTGCTGCTGCCGGCTTCTAGGCCCATAactgaggaggtggagacaggaggaacagGACTGCTGGAAGCCAGTATGCCTGAATCAGTGACTTCCAAGATCAGTGACAGAAgtacccccctacacacacacacacacacacacacacaaacaaagtaCAGAGGGAATAAAAGAGACATTGGTTGCTGATTTCTGGCCCTCACAGCTATTTGCATcagtatgcatgcacatacaacatGAAGAAATTACATTATTATTGAGTGAACATCGTCTCCTGAAAACTTCCAAGTCTGAGGTACTACATGCATTTCTCGAGGCAAAGAGTAGGTGGTTGGTTCCTATTATTGGGATATAAGGTCACAGATAATTGGCAGACTaggtgtgttgtttttgtttttaagacatttgtttgtattaaaaaaaaacaaacaatacccaTGCCTAACAAAACATTTGTGGGATAGCAGTGGGCTACAGGATGGTCTTTGTGAAATAAAGCAAGAGTTTCACTTTAAAGCATAATCAAGTTTCTAGCTGTTGTCTGTGAACTACAGAAAATCGCCCAGTAGCTgctgtgatcttcctagagtagAATTTTTTCCATGCAGAGATTGCAAACTTATCTCAGCATAGGCCACAAAATACCGATGACAGAGGGAGTTAAAGCATTGGTGAAACCCTGGAGTGAGAATTTAAGGGTGTCTCATTTGCCTCTTAACTACCCTGCAACATCAGTAATGCAGACATTACCAGGTTTAGAGCCCTGATAGGGAGGGTTAGGGTTAAGAGTCTGTGTGACGATCTGAAATAGTCACCACTCAGTTCCTATGGATTGTAACCTTATGACAGTTCTGACTGTCACTTTCAAGAGAGATCAGACTTTTGCATGAGGAAGGACATGTAAATATCAACAAGTAGTTTTAAAGTTTTTGGAAAGCTGTGTAGGTTGGTATTATGCACAGCAGATGTAGCAGGTGCTTAGGGCGATGAGCTGCTGCCACCTAGCCATCGCCTAGAAGGGGCTTAAGTGGGGTCTTGGACTCTCAGAAGCACAACACTACAGACCGTGCTTGAGGTGAGCAGAAAAGGCTCCTTGGGTAAGACCAGATAAGACCTCTCTGGATAAGACCAGAGCAGGACTTTGAAGGCGACAGAACCATGAGCAGAGTGTTCCCAGGCAAGATGGACACTTGAACAAAGACCTGCAGGGCTGCTGAGATGCCCAGAGAGGGCGCTAAGGAGGTAAGGCGAGGCAGGGGCATCCCTGAGCATCATCTGGCTTGTCTCATGGTTGAGATGCAGCTTCACTCTACCATAGACTTGGCAGTCAGCTGTGGCTGTATTAAGGAGGCCACACAGGATTTGGGGTTCCGAGGCTGTAACCCCAGGCCAGTGAGTAGGTTTGTCTCTGTCTAGTGTGGATCTGTAACCACAGGCCAGTGAGTAGGTTTGTCTCTGTCTAGTGTGGATCTGTAACCACAGGCCAGTGAGTAGGTTTGTCTCTGTCTAGTGTGGATAAGTCCTGGAGGGAGCTCAGCAATGTCCTCTCGGGGATCTTCTGTGCATCCCTCAACTTCATCGACGCCACCAATACCGTCACTCCCACCGCCTCCTTCAAACCTCTGGGACTGGCCAATGGTGAGATAGCCCCGGGCCTTTCCTCCTTGTACCCTCCATGTTCGCATCCTTCCCCTTGGGCTCCTCTTCCACAGCGGGGCTAGATGCTAAATGTGGTGGGTGTACAGGTCCCAGGTAGCTTCCTAAGACTGCTGTCTCTGCATTGCTTCCTCCCTGGAGTCCCACCTGGAGGGGGGACCACTTGGCGGTAGTACTAGAGTGGTCCAGCAGTGGGTGGATGAGGTCACCTACATCTCGGAGGGACAGGACCCAGCTCTGTCTCCCTCAGACACTGACGACTACTTCCTGCGCTACGCTGTGCTGCCTCGGGAGGTTGTCTGCACTGAGAACCTCACGCCATGGAAGAAGCTCTTGCCCTGCAGTTCCAAGGTGAGTGAGGACGGGTGGGGGGATTGGAGAGGGCAGATGTGTCCCTCACAGCCTGGCAGCCAGGGTATAGTTAAGGGAATCTGTGCCCTCATGTCAAGTGGGGTACTGACCAGCCCCgtgtctcttcctgtctcctccagGCCGGTCTCTCAGTGCTATTGAAAGCAGACCGCTTGTTCCACACCAGTTACCACTCCCAGGCAGTGCACATCCGGCCTATCTGCAGAGTAAGTCATGGGGAGTAAGGATGGGTGTTATCCTTGGCTCAGAGAGGCAGCAAGTTAATGTGCCTGACTCCGGGGCTGAGTAGCGAGTGGCTGGAGTGCTACTCTGGATGCGGGTATTGGCTCTGCACCAGGGTAATTGAGCGGCTGTCTGGGGAGCATTCAATAAATCTTCCTCATGGAGCACAAAATCAGGAGCAGCAGCCTGTGAATGCAGCGCTGGCTCGGTCACTCGCCAGCTGGCATGACCTTGAGGAAGTCATTTCATTTCCTTGAACTTCATTCTTTCATCTGTCACATGAGAGTAATAGATTCTACTTTGAGGGTGGTTTTAATGCTTCATCAAACTGATGTACATAAAGCTGTTGACATGGGATCTGGCTCAGGGTCAAGTGCTCCCCAGGGAACGGTAGCAAGGCAGCCAAAGTGAAGATATGAagaaacaggtgtgtgtgtgtgtgtgtgtgtgtgtgtgtggcggggggatGTCTGTCCGAGCCAGTCCTTGGAGCTACATGTTAGATGAGAGTCCGGTCCCTGACTGACCATCCGGCCCCTATGACAGAATGCTCACTGTACCAGCATCtcctgggagctgaggcagacCCTTTCGGTTGTCTTTGATGCCTTCATCACAGGACAGGGGAAGAAAGGTAAGCTGTCCTGACACCTCATCTCTATCTCCCTGTCGAGGTCCTGCTCTGACTGCATGGACGCACCTATCCTAGCCCTCGCTCAGCCCTGTTCTTTCTTCTCAGACTGGTCCCTCTTCCGCATGTTCTCCCGGACTCTCACAGAGGCCTGTCCATTGGCGTCTCAGAGCCTAGTTTATGTGGACATCACAGGCTACAGCCAGGTACCAAGGTgtctagccacacacacacacacacacacacacacacacacccttcttccCCAACATCAGCCTGCCCCTCTGCTTGCTTCTGAATGCTGCTCTTGTATTGCTAGGATAATGAAACACTGGAGGTGAGCCCTCCCCCAACTTCCACATACCAGGATGTCATTTTGGGCACCAGGAAGACCTATGCCGTCTATGACTTGTTTGACACAGCCATGATCAATAACTCTCGAAACCTCAACATCCAGCTCAAATGGAAGAGACCCCCAGATAATGGTGAGTTGATGG contains:
- the Pigt gene encoding GPI transamidase component PIG-T isoform X1 encodes the protein MTAFGGRGRCWEAEAAAGMAAAMPLGLPLRLLVLLLVGRGCCGCAEGPRDSLREELVITPLPSGDVAATFQFRTRWDSDLQREGVSHYRLFPKALGQLISKYSLRELHLSFTQGFWRTRYWGPPFLQAPSGAELWVWFQDTVTDVDKSWRELSNVLSGIFCASLNFIDATNTVTPTASFKPLGLANDTDDYFLRYAVLPREVVCTENLTPWKKLLPCSSKAGLSVLLKADRLFHTSYHSQAVHIRPICRNAHCTSISWELRQTLSVVFDAFITGQGKKDWSLFRMFSRTLTEACPLASQSLVYVDITGYSQDNETLEVSPPPTSTYQDVILGTRKTYAVYDLFDTAMINNSRNLNIQLKWKRPPDNEALPVPFLHAQRYVSGYGLQKGELSTLLYNSHPYRAFPVLLLDVVPWYLRLYVHTLTITSKGKENKPSYIHYQPAQDRQQPHLLEMLIQLPANSVTKVSIQFERALLKWTEYTPDPNHGFYVSPSVLSALVPSVVAAKPVDWEGSPLFNTLFPVSDGSSYFVRLYTEPLLVNLPTPDFSMPYNVICLTCTVVAVCYGSFYNLLTRTFHIEEPKSGGLAKRLANLIRRARGVPPL
- the Pigt gene encoding GPI transamidase component PIG-T isoform 1 precursor (isoform 1 precursor is encoded by transcript variant 1), with the protein product MAAAMPLGLPLRLLVLLLVGRGCCGCAEGPRDSLREELVITPLPSGDVAATFQFRTRWDSDLQREGVSHYRLFPKALGQLISKYSLRELHLSFTQGFWRTRYWGPPFLQAPSGAELWVWFQDTVTDVDKSWRELSNVLSGIFCASLNFIDATNTVTPTASFKPLGLANDTDDYFLRYAVLPREVVCTENLTPWKKLLPCSSKAGLSVLLKADRLFHTSYHSQAVHIRPICRNAHCTSISWELRQTLSVVFDAFITGQGKKDWSLFRMFSRTLTEACPLASQSLVYVDITGYSQDNETLEVSPPPTSTYQDVILGTRKTYAVYDLFDTAMINNSRNLNIQLKWKRPPDNEALPVPFLHAQRYVSGYGLQKGELSTLLYNSHPYRAFPVLLLDVVPWYLRLYVHTLTITSKGKENKPSYIHYQPAQDRQQPHLLEMLIQLPANSVTKVSIQFERALLKWTEYTPDPNHGFYVSPSVLSALVPSVVAAKPVDWEGSPLFNTLFPVSDGSSYFVRLYTEPLLVNLPTPDFSMPYNVICLTCTVVAVCYGSFYNLLTRTFHIEEPKSGGLAKRLANLIRRARGVPPL
- the Pigt gene encoding GPI transamidase component PIG-T isoform 2 precursor (isoform 2 precursor is encoded by transcript variant 2); amino-acid sequence: MAAAMPLGLPLRLLVLLLVGRGCCGCAEGPRDSLREELVITPLPSGDVAATFQFRTRWDSDLQREGVSHYRLFPKALGQLISKYSLRELHLSFTQGFWRTRYWGPPFLQAPSGAELWVWFQDTVTDVDKSWRELSNVLSGIFCASLNFIDATNTVTPTASFKPLGLANDTDDYFLRYAVLPREVVCTENLTPWKKLLPCSSKAGLSVLLKADRLFHTSYHSQAVHIRPICRNAHCTSISWELRQTLSVVFDAFITGQGKKDWSLFRMFSRTLTEACPLASQSLVYVDITGYSQDNETLEVSPPPTSTYQDVILGTRKTYAVYDLFDTAMINNSRNLNIQLKWKRPPDNEALPVPFLHAQRYVSGYGLQKGELSTLLYNSHPYRAFPVLLLDVVPWYLRLYVHTLTITSKGKENKPSEERPPPPPPPPNTPHSPQL
- the Pigt gene encoding GPI transamidase component PIG-T isoform 4 (isoform 4 is encoded by transcript variant 4); translation: MWISPGGSSAMSSRGSSVHPSTSSTPPIPSLPPPPSNLWDWPMSHLEGGPLGGSTRVVQQWVDEVTYISEGQDPALSPSDTDDYFLRYAVLPREVVCTENLTPWKKLLPCSSKAGLSVLLKADRLFHTSYHSQAVHIRPICRNAHCTSISWELRQTLSVVFDAFITGQGKKDWSLFRMFSRTLTEACPLASQSLVYVDITGYSQDNETLEVSPPPTSTYQDVILGTRKTYAVYDLFDTAMINNSRNLNIQLKWKRPPDNEALPVPFLHAQRYVSGYGLQKGELSTLLYNSHPYRAFPVLLLDVVPWYLRLYVHTLTITSKGKENKPSYIHYQPAQDRQQPHLLEMLIQLPANSVTKVSIQFERALLKWTEYTPDPNHGFYVSPSVLSALVPSVVAAKPVDWEGSPLFNTLFPVSDGSSYFVRLYTEPLLVNLPTPDFSMPYNVICLTCTVVAVCYGSFYNLLTRTFHIEEPKSGGLAKRLANLIRRARGVPPL